The stretch of DNA NNNNNNNNNNNNNNNNNNNNNNNNNNNNNNNNNNNNNNNNNNNNNNNNNNNNNNNNNNNNNNNNNNNNNNNNNNNNNNNNNNNNNNNNNNNNNNNNNNNNNNNNNNNNNNNNNNNNNNNNNNNNNNNNNNNNNNNNNNNNNNNNNNNNNNNNNNNNNNNNNNNNNNNNNNNNNNNNNNNNNNNNNNNNNNNNNNNNNNNNNNNNNNNNNNNNNNNNNNNNNNNNNNNAATCCTAATTTTTCTTCGAttaaaccagggttgcttttttggtcaaagctaaCCTTTTACCTTACGATGGAGANNNNNNNNNNNNNNNNNNNNNNNNNNNNNNNNNNNNGGCACTGGGGCCAACGCCAGCGGCTCGACCAATCCCGGGGACGACGATTTTGATGGGAAACGCCCGCGGAAAAGTATGATGCGTCGGACAGTGGATTACAACTCTTCGTTTCTGTCGCTGTTGGAACGGCGAGTGTGGCAGCGGGATGGGCGGGACCGGCGAGCCCTTCAACCCGATTCAATGTACGTGCCGCAACTGCTGCCGCCCATGGGCTATCCGGACAATCCGGCCAATGCCGTCACCACCAAGTTCGTCAAGACGGCCACCAACAAGATGCGTTGTCCCGTGTTTACCTTGGCTTGGACGCCCGAAGGTCGACGTTTGATCACGGGCGCCAGTTCGGGCGAGTTCACGCTCTGGAACGGGCTGACCTTTAATTTCGAGACTATTCTGCAAGCGCATGACACGCCCGTGCGGGCTATGGTATGGTCGCACAATGATCAGTGGATGGTGACTGGCGACCATGGTGGCTATGTCAAGTACTGGCAGTCCAACATGAATAATGTCAAGATGTTCCAAGCGCACAAGGAGCCCGTGCGCTCGGTCAGTTTCGCGCCCACCGATGTCAAATTCGCTTCGTGCTCGGATGACGGCACGGTGCGCGTGTGGGATTTCTACACTTGCACGGAAGAACGCGTATTGCGCGGTCACGGTTCGGACGTCAAGTGCGTGGATTGGCATCCGACGAAAGGCATTTTGGCCTCGGGCTCCAAGGACAACCAACAGCCCATCAAGATCTGGGACGCCAAGTCTGGCAAAGTGTTGAGCACCTTGCACGCCCATAAGAGCACGGTCATGGATATTGAGTGGAATCAGAACGGCAATTGGCTACTCACCGCCTCGCGGGACCACCTACTCAAGCTCTTTGATATTCGCAACACCAAGGAAGAGGTCCAGACCTTCCGCGGTCACAAGAAAGAAGCCTCCACGCTGGCCTGGCATCCCGTTCATGAAGGTGTATTCGCGAGTGGTGGCTCCGATGGATCCATCATGTTTTGGAACGTGGGCGCTGACAAAGAAGTGGGCACCATCGAACAAGCTCACGAATCCATTGTCTGGTCCTTAGCTTGGCATCCCATCGGCCATATTTTGTGCTCAGGCTCCAACGATCACACGTGCAAGTTCTGGACCCGCAACCGTCCCGGCGACACCATGCGAGACAAATACAATTTGAATACCATGCCCGTCGGCACCGAAGATGACAGTTTGACGTCAAGTGATATGCCTGCAGCCGCTATCACCATTCCGGGCATGGCTCCCGAAGATCGAGTCGATAGTGGGATTGGTTTGAATCCTAGTTTTGGTGCTTTGGGGGCATCGAGCAGTTCTATCATACCCGGATTCGACCCTGACGAGGAAGCCATAGCGGACAACAagcagcatcaacaacaacatcaacaacagaaAAAAGTCCCTTACGCCAAACCCATTCCGAAACAGTTTCAGAATAGTTGGACGTCGGGTGAAGGCCCTGCTCCTATGCCTCCCATTCATGGAGCGCCCAATCCGCCATTTGATGGTCCCTTAGGCCATAGCTCATACTTAGGTGCAGGTCCATCTGTCATGAGCGGAGCAGGAGCATCTGCATCATCAATGGTTAATTCGGGTTCCATTTCTCTCCAAGAACTTCAACGTCAGGCAACGGCTGTGGTCGCATTCGGACAGGTCTATCCAGTTCTGCCCGGATCCAACTTGTTTATGTCTATTATGTCCGGGGAACATGCGGTCAAAGACGTATTGCGAAACGAATTCCTACCCGCTGGATGAAGATCAATCCGCAATCCCCGCCATTTTACATTCTGAACATTTGCCAGTCATGAAGATTGATATCTACAAAGTTTATGTTAATTTGATTTGGCTGAATAATATTTCTCGAGCTGATGTGTTCCTTTGCCCCGCCCTTTCCACGTTTGATTTCAAACCGGTTCACTTTATTTTTCAGCGTTGCTTCAACTCCCAAATTGGCTGTTTGGCCCTCTACTTCCCGGATTGATCTCGTAACAAATGATGGACCAGAACTATGGTCCAGCCACCCTAACCGAGGTCAAAACCGAAATCAAAACTGAACCCCGAGGGGTTCGAATGGGTTCGAATGGGTTCAACATGTCCCTGAATAACATGCCACCCACAGGCGGACCATCCTCTTCATATATGCCCAATTTGGGTACTCGGCCAGAAGACGACTCGAAGGACCACCTCCCGCGTGAGCAGATTTGTTGtctcaaagaaaatggacgaAGATGTGGGCGGGTGGCCGGCAATGCCAGTTACAGTAAACGCATTCAGAAAACGGTTATGCAACGGAAGCTCAAGCTTTTTGAGGACGCCAGCGTAAGGACGAGTTCTTTATAACAAAGTGTGCGTATTCATTAAAATTTCACCTTGTGCAAACTGCATCTGTTTAGGCCAACCACATCTACATTTGTGATCACCACAAAGATCTCATTCAAAGCGTGCGAACGAAACGAAGACGGAAAGACTCCGAGGACGACTCGGGCGAAACAGACTCGGAACATCCGGACGTCGATCTCTACCAATTGCAAGTGAACACACTCCGGCGGTACAAGAAGCAATTCAAGGTTCCAAGTCGCCCTGGTCTCAACAAGGCTCAATTGGCGGACGTAAGATCCTTACCTTCATCTCCAAAGCAGGCCCAACCCATTAACGCCTCTCATGTCTCATTTCAGAGTCTGATGAGACACTTCAAAACGATTTCCGTTTCCGAAAAGGAGACGCTCACCTACTTTATTTACATGGTCAAAACGAACAAGAGCAAGCTTGACCGAGAGAGAAAAGATGACGACGCAAATTTTTGAACCCCCTTCAAAACATCCGATGGAGAAGGAAACCCAAACAGGGACCAATCCATATTGCTCCTGGTCTGTTGTGTGGTGATGATCGTGGCATTCTAGTTTAACTTTCAAGCGACAAGGCCATATCATATCCCATCCAAATTACATACattatatattatatattcccccccccccccccccccccccNNNNNNNNNNNNCCCCCCCCCCCCGTGGTGACAAGACTCaatatttgccaaagaaaatatcCCCTCGCCCAAATGTTGTTAATGTTATGTTACTTCTTATCCTCCCTACCTATCCCTACACCCACTTGTCCTCCCATTTTCCATCGCAACCGTCTCTTGAGCACAGAGCAACCATAAATCTGTGTATTATAGATTATGAGTTATGAATTTACATTTGGTTTAGTATGTAATTAGGTGAAATTATCAATGAATCTGGATACATAATgcaattaaaagaaaacacatATGCCCATTTTGGCTTGAGATCGTCGCTGTCATTGGTCTTCTTGATCACTCAACTCGTAATCACTCGCGTTATAATCGCAATTAACTTGATTAACAGATCCTTCTCGGACCTTTTGCCAAATTCTGAATTCCTTCTGTGTCTCAGTTTCCTGTGCCAAGGCCATAGGTCGCTGACCTTCCTCATTTAATGCCTCAAAATCGGCCTCCGCCTCTCGCAACGCCTGAACGCAAAGATGATGTCCTTTCCAGGCCGCATGGTGTAAGGGCGTGTCCCCCACGCGATTCCGGAGCGATGTTTTTACATGAGGAACGGCCAAGATTCGCTTTAAACAATCCAAGTGACCCGAATGGGCCGCCCAATGAAGAGCCGTATTACCAGCCACATCAATGGCATTGACCGGGatcttgttcaaaatgcaCTCCTCCAACAGATCCATGTTCCCTCGACGAGCGGCATCATGTATGGGGTTCTGTTCGAATGGGGACTGACCATTGCTGTTGATCAGATAATTGGCCGGCACGAGACCCTCTTTCCCTTGAGACCGTGCCTTCCACCAATTGGGATCACTCTGATCGTCGATGATGAACAAGAGCGCTCCCTCGCCGAATGAGAGCTCTCCTTCGTCCGCTTGACCTTCGTAGGGGAAAAGGGCCCGAACAAATTTGAGATTGGAGGGTTTACTGGGCTTGGGCGGAGGTTTGGAAGGCTTAATGGCTGGACCCTCATAGGGTTTGGAGGTTGGAACCTTaggtttgaacatgtttagaGATGTCGAATCATGTAGCACAAAAGCCAAATAACTGCCTTCTTATCAAGGTATAGTGGTGCTATTCGTATGAGGGCTGATTCATCTGAGGCCAGCCTTCCTTGAGGGTTTACGCTTGTAGTTGATATTACTGGATCTGACAAGCTGGACCGTGCTGAGATAAGGGCCTTCGAGTTCGTGCTCTCATTCACAGCTGCACTCTCAATCACACTTATCAGGAGGCCATGATGTTCTCCGGAAATTGACACACGAAGATCAGCAGACGAAATAACCTACCGACCGCTCTTTCTCAGCCATCACATtttctcttgttcttgttgaGGAAGCTCCGGAAAATACTGCAACTTGTATTCAACACTAGAAGAGCGATACTTCCAGCAGTCTCACTTCACCTTGTCCCAGAAAGGATGATAATTCAGAAtcaagtactttttttttaaaggaatCCAACCTTCTCTTCTTACAATCTCGAgagaataaataaaaaaaaaccacgtCACTCGATGCTACACGGTGTACACAGAGTCAACGAGGCAAGAATGTTCGGAATATCCAAGGTTATCGTCGCCGAAGCAGCAGAATGAAAACTATGTGGGCGTGAGTTGTTGCTTGGTTAGAGTTCCTGTTGATGATGATCCTAAAGATTGTCAAAACCTCTTAGTCTAAGGCTTGGGCAACATAGCAGTACTTTCTTCCATCTGACTCCCTACTATGGAAGTAGTGTACACTCAATAAAAGAGCTTTGCTGAGTCCCATTAATTCGACGTGATGAACTTAGCATGCATGAGATTCAACCctaaattgttcaaaagtatACCATAGCTTCATCATGTGAGTCATTCCATTAACGGCAACTTGTATCCGTTTCTTAGATTGTCAGGAATAATTCTGGGAAGAACAAGTGACAACAATGCAATGACTCTTTTATCGATCAATGTGGATGATAATGATGTGATGGCAAGGTGACTTTTTCGGTCGAGATAATAGTTCGCCGCAAGAGAGCCAATGCTTGTTTGTTATTATCTTGAGCTGAAGAGAATTAGTTAGAGGCCACGAGGAGTGCACATTTCTTGTTGGCGAATGTGCCCAAGTCATTCACTCTCGCTCACTCAATCAATCTTTTCGTCAGTTCGGCTGTTGAGATGATTTGTGAAACTTGACTCATTCTGCATAATTCGCTTGTGATTGCCGTGTACAATAATAAAGGGTAAAAAAACCATTGTGAGCATTGAAAGTTGAAGATCAGGAACGACGAGCATGTCGACGTTTgtgaaggagaagaaaaagttttgggaagaaaaagtGCAAGAAGAACGGAAAAAATCGCTGCCAGAAAGGTAGGGTCGAGATTTTTTGGAGAAGAATTTCAACGGAATGTTCATAAAATGGGTGCACAATATTAAAAGTCAAATTATAAGCATTCCAACGTCTGCAAGAAGAAAATAACTCGGCCGTGCTAGTACAACAGAGCTCATTTCAATATTGTTCGAACGAAATTAGTGACCCAAATAGTTAGTGCaacaaaagcaataaaaacgACTAGATAGTACATATTAGAGAGCAAGTTTCTTTACCTGAGCATCTGAGCATGGGTTCATTGAAAACTATGGAGTCTTTTTGCTCGTTAGCCCAACACTGCTTAGTCACTTTAGTAGTCATAGTTAATTCAAGATATTAGATGGATTACTTAATGTTCTTTGGTCATTGGGTTATCTTATGTATTCTCAGGGCTTGAGGATACCATGTTGGTCaataaaattgccaaaaagtgGAGTGATAATTTTATAATGGGAATCGCCATTGTCATTCATAAGGaataaattcattttctttcccaaGAGATGAGCTCTGGTTCAATAAAGATTTTCCTCAATTTTTAGTTTAATCAAATCTCTAGATCTAAAGAAATGTgctcttcaatttcatttcagtgGAGAAAATAGACCTTATCCTGTGAGATCTTTGAGCTTTTTGCCATagcttttgaaagcaaataGCTAAATTGAATATCTTGGCCACTTTATTGTACGGTATTTTCAAGATGAGAATACCAACTGGACAACCACGTGCATATTAAAATTCACTGAGGACTTCTATTTGACCCATGAAAAAATGCGTGCATAATGTTAGCTTGAATTAGAAATGACACCTAATCCACTTCACACGGTAAcaattatcattttccaacGAA from Tigriopus californicus strain San Diego chromosome 3, Tcal_SD_v2.1, whole genome shotgun sequence encodes:
- the LOC131878017 gene encoding pre-mRNA 3' end processing protein WDR33-like, whose translation is MMRRTVDYNSSFLSLLERRVWQRDGRDRRALQPDSMYVPQLLPPMGYPDNPANAVTTKFVKTATNKMRCPVFTLAWTPEGRRLITGASSGEFTLWNGLTFNFETILQAHDTPVRAMVWSHNDQWMVTGDHGGYVKYWQSNMNNVKMFQAHKEPVRSVSFAPTDVKFASCSDDGTVRVWDFYTCTEERVLRGHGSDVKCVDWHPTKGILASGSKDNQQPIKIWDAKSGKVLSTLHAHKSTVMDIEWNQNGNWLLTASRDHLLKLFDIRNTKEEVQTFRGHKKEASTLAWHPVHEGVFASGGSDGSIMFWNVGADKEVGTIEQAHESIVWSLAWHPIGHILCSGSNDHTCKFWTRNRPGDTMRDKYNLNTMPVGTEDDSLTSSDMPAAAITIPGMAPEDRVDSGIGLNPSFGALGASSSSIIPGFDPDEEAIADNKQHQQQHQQQKKVPYAKPIPKQFQNSWTSGEGPAPMPPIHGAPNPPFDGPLGHSSYLGAGPSVMSGAGASASSMVNSGSISLQELQRQATAVVAFGQVYPVLPGSNLFMSIMSGEHAVKDVLRNEFLPAG
- the LOC131878033 gene encoding histone deacetylase complex subunit SAP30 homolog (The sequence of the model RefSeq protein was modified relative to this genomic sequence to represent the inferred CDS: added 71 bases not found in genome assembly) — protein: MMDQNYGPATLTEVKTEIKTEPRVNGFNMSLNNMPPTGGPSSSYMPNLGTRPEDDSKDHLPREQICCLKENGRRCGRVAGNASYSKRIQKTVMQRKLKLFEDASANHIYICDHHKDLIQSVRTKRRRKDSEDDSGETDSEHPDVDLYQLQVNTLRRYKKQFKVPSRPGLNKAQLADSLMRHFKTISVSEKETLTYFIYMVKTNKSKLDRERKDDDANF
- the LOC131878032 gene encoding osteoclast-stimulating factor 1-like; this translates as MFKPKVPTSKPYEGPAIKPSKPPPKPSKPSNLKFVRALFPYEGQADEGELSFGEGALLFIIDDQSDPNWWKARSQGKEGLVPANYLINSNGQSPFEQNPIHDAARRGNMDLLEECILNKIPVNAIDVAGNTALHWAAHSGHLDCLKRILAVPHVKTSLRNRVGDTPLHHAAWKGHHLCVQALREAEADFEALNEEGQRPMALAQETETQKEFRIWQKVREGSVNQVNCDYNASDYELSDQEDQ